The Ptiloglossa arizonensis isolate GNS036 chromosome 4, iyPtiAriz1_principal, whole genome shotgun sequence genome contains the following window.
AGAACGAGCTAGATCCCTGCACTCTTTTAGACTCCGGGTTAGCAGGCTATCCATCTATACTTAAGCGTGAGCGCATATTGTGTTGCACGCACGATGCATACATTTAAATGCTTATCCAAGGCCGTTGCTTTCTGACCATCGGACGCTGCTGTTAATACATTACTCATAAAATCACGGGTCATGTCTCTAATGAAGTTTTTCATCTTTAATGCCGATAAGATTAGACGTTTATAGATTTTgaaggttctagttatacgaataatatttatcaaCGCGAATGCaaattttcagagtgtacattTGAACAAGTTCGTAATCGACATGTACTGTTTGAAATACAATTGTCCGAGACAATTCCACAAATATATTAGTTTCCGCGCATCGAATATTATGCAAGCAGAACAGTACGATTCCTTGCTACGTTGACCTCATTTCTTGTTTGACCTTAATATCACACAAGGTTCTCCAAGTCGATCTATATAGCACCTTTATTCTATCAGGTTTTGGGGGAAACTACTTCGTACATAAGCACAATGTAATTGTAGGCTACGATATTATCTCCTATACCAAAGATGTTAATTtaaacagaaaatattttttattgtaattaccttttcgattattttatatCTTACGTGAAAGAATATAATGAGTgaatgtgtgtgcgcgcgcgcgtatttACGTCAATCAAATCTTACACTTCTTTGcgtaaatattaaacatttattacaaaCGTCATGTTATGACATaattgtttacttttttttattaaagaataTGTACTATttcgcaaaaagaaaaaaacatttaaTACGTTTTCTTGCATTTGTATAGATACTTTCTTGACTAGTGAATAATTTGAAGAAAACGTAACCTAATTTTAAATTACGGGTAAAATCGGTGTTCCTTGAGTAATGGTATAATTATGTAACATGATTCTTCGAGCATCATACATTTTATGATGTTTGTAACAAGGACGTCAAAGTATATTATGAACTTAGGTTATCGATGTAAGTTAGTAAGTATTTTGTTTTAGTAAATATATTAACATCAAGTACGAGGTCATTGTAATGGgcaaaaatataatatgtaaCGGATAAGTAGTTGTATAGTCTAtccaaattttatcaataatttaTCACAGTTATGTGTAAATACACATCGCATGTAAAATGCCTGAACAATGTACATATGTTACGTATACCCACCATACGGTACATCATTTGAGCcaactttatcaattttatgTTCGTGAAAAACACTAGCGCGTACCGACTTTCAATTGGTAAATTGAGATTCATGCGCGCATTTTACCAATCGGAAACTGAAATGCTCCTAGCGCCTTTTTTTGCTACAAATGTGCGCGTATACTTTGTAACATTCTGAAATGGATTACGGTGCTGTTGAAACGcaagtgaaaattttattttttgccaAAGCGAGAGAACTAACGGGAAGGACAGAATGTAGAATTACTGTTCCGCGGAAGTTATCGTATGTTGATTTAGCGGATAAAATAATAAGCCAGTTCAACTTGGAAAGTATACGCGACACTTTAATTCTGGCAGTgaacgaagaatttgttgcagcAAATACTACGTTGATGCTTTCGGAAAAAGACGAAATTGCTGTTATTCCTCCGCTTAGTGGCGGTTCGTAATGTTTTCAATATATGCTTCCAcacaaaaatttacaaataatatagAAACTGATTTTACCTACTAATGGCAAAAATGACACTCATAGGTTAAAATGGGTGCACCGAAAGATATTGTTAGATTGCAACGGGAAGATCTAAATGTCAGCGGAATAATTGAGTCAGTAACATCTCCTAACTGCGGAGCCGTATCCAATTTTATTGGTATCACTcgtgataattttgaaaaccaaaaggtaaaaatatttaaagatttGATCATAAATTCGAATCAATTATCCATGTACATATGGTTCCTAGGTTTTAAAATTAGAATACGAAGCATATGAACATATGGCTTTAAAAGAAATGCATAAGATTTGCgcacaaatccgttcgcgatggaacGTTCATCATATTGCTATATATCATCGCCTTGGAGAAGTAGCAGTGTCCGAAATAAGTGTAGTAATTGCTATCTCATCTCCGCATAGAGAAGAATCACTGAAAGCTGTAGAGTACGCTATCGATACATTGAAAGCTTCGGTTCCTATTTGGAAGAAAGAGGTATACGACACGGGGGACACCGAATGGAAGGAAAATCGAGAATGTGCTTGGTCAAACTGTAAATAACATTTTTGCATTGTTGATATAGTTTAGTCTTAGAAGGAATTAAAGGAATATTAAATTCAAGGTGAACATTCCATAAAATTAGACAAGTTTTTTAAAACTTACGATgcgtttatttaattatacagaAACATTAAATGTTACATTTACGTAATGTATTGCTACACTCTGAAAGGAACATATACATTTTATGTAGAACATAAAATGTAATACATATACAAGAGttaataaattgttgagaaaagtTTGACGGTCTTAAAACCATTTACCCATTTTACAATTGTCTTTTTATGTTGCAACGACCTCATGTTTAATTCTAGTATATTTACTAGAAGAAAATACGTATTCATTGAGTATTCATTTTCTGTAGCTAGTCGTTCAGGTAATCCACAACAATCGGAAGGTACAATTACAGTGTCGAATGCGATCGTTAGATCCGTAGAGCAAAGTATTAACATATGCGGAAAGAAGGAAGAGGAAGGTGGAGAATCCAAAGTCGTAATCGATCCAAATTTGGTGCAAATTCGTGCCACAAATCAAGAACTGTATCATAGAATAGCATCTTTCATCGAAAGAAAACGCCAACAAGTAAATATTGTGAATGTACAAGAATTTTGTTGCCACAGGTTGGTCCATCATTACTGTTGAAAACTATGAAAATGTCAAGTATGTAAATGTATATTTTGAATGTAATTTCTATTATctacaaaatattaaca
Protein-coding sequences here:
- the Mocs2b gene encoding molybdenum cofactor synthesis 2B isoform X1, which produces MGAPKDIVRLQREDLNVSGIIESVTSPNCGAVSNFIGITRDNFENQKVLKLEYEAYEHMALKEMHKICAQIRSRWNVHHIAIYHRLGEVAVSEISVVIAISSPHREESLKAVEYAIDTLKASVPIWKKEVYDTGDTEWKENRECAWSNSSRSGNPQQSEGTITVSNAIVRSVEQSINICGKKEEEGGESKVVIDPNLVQIRATNQELYHRIASFIERKRQQVNIVNVQEFCCHREQNDKKEDSCARVDAILIRRKDSKSHVKDISLVHRVLNAWGPQTVDQFTLHRATMSGANQGNPSCSSVLDNRISTSERILAINRPVPKDVYERLKNIEDRILYLEGVSPEYKDFWKAEDINNLKGTFKQVRKRTYSMAELDTKLQELEDKYTRTMK
- the Mocs2b gene encoding molybdenum cofactor synthesis 2B isoform X2, which codes for MGAPKDIVRLQREDLNVSGIIESVTSPNCGAVSNFIGITRDNFENQKVLKLEYEAYEHMALKEMHKICAQIRSRWNVHHIAIYHRLGEVAVSEISVVIAISSPHREESLKAVEYAIDTLKASVPIWKKEVYDTGDTEWKENRECAWSNSSRSGNPQQSEGTITVSNAIVRSVEQSINICGKKEEEGGESKVVIDPNLVQIRATNQELYHRIASFIERKRQQVNIVNVQEFCCHREQNDKKEDSCARVDAILIRRKDSKSHVKVHRVLNAWGPQTVDQFTLHRATMSGANQGNPSCSSVLDNRISTSERILAINRPVPKDVYERLKNIEDRILYLEGVSPEYKDFWKAEDINNLKGTFKQVRKRTYSMAELDTKLQELEDKYTRTMK